One genomic window of Polaromonas sp. SP1 includes the following:
- the secD gene encoding protein translocase subunit SecD: MNRYPAWKYAIIVVALLIAALYTLPNFFGEAPAVQVSSSKATVKVDTTTMARVEQALKDTGVTADAITLEGNSIKARFGDTDTQLKAKDAIQKALAPDPADPAYVVALNLLSRSPAWLTSLHAFPMYLGLDLRGGVHFMLQVDMQGALTKRAESLAGDIRSSLREKNIRHGGISRNGQAIEIRVRDSATLASAKALIQDQFPDLQAVDAPDGTEYKLTATIKPEAARRVQDQALKQNMVTLHNRINELGVAEPVIQQQGIDRIVVQLPGVQDTAKAKDILGRTATLEMRLVDASAEGQAAAAGGMVPFGSEKFLDTNGIPVIVKKQILVTGESLTDAQAGFDSQKQEPNVSLTLDAKGGRVMRDVSRENMNKPMAIILFEKGKGQAISVATIRGELGTRFSISGAMNINAANDLALLLRAGSLAAPMEIIEERTIGPTLGADNISKGFHSVSWGFVVIVAFMAAYYMLFGLFSGLALAVNLLLLVAVLSMLQATLTLPGMAAMALALGMAIDSNVLINERVREELRSGASPQAAIHAGYERAWATILDSNISTLIAGLALLAFGSGPVRGFAVVHCIGILTSMFSAVFFSRGLVNLWYGRQKKLKSVSIGTVWRPATSDAVATK, translated from the coding sequence ATGAATCGTTATCCGGCCTGGAAGTACGCCATTATTGTGGTCGCGCTGTTGATCGCGGCTTTGTACACGCTGCCCAATTTTTTCGGCGAGGCGCCTGCTGTCCAGGTCTCCAGCAGTAAAGCCACCGTCAAGGTCGACACCACGACCATGGCCAGGGTGGAGCAGGCCCTGAAAGATACCGGCGTCACGGCCGATGCGATCACGCTCGAGGGCAATTCCATCAAGGCCCGTTTTGGCGATACCGACACGCAGCTCAAGGCCAAGGATGCCATCCAGAAGGCATTGGCGCCCGATCCTGCCGATCCGGCCTATGTGGTTGCACTCAACCTGCTGTCGCGCTCACCCGCCTGGTTGACCTCGCTTCACGCTTTCCCGATGTACCTCGGGCTCGATTTGCGCGGCGGCGTTCACTTCATGCTCCAGGTGGACATGCAGGGCGCGCTCACCAAGCGTGCCGAATCCCTGGCCGGCGATATCCGGTCGTCCCTGCGGGAAAAGAACATCCGGCACGGCGGCATCAGCCGCAACGGGCAAGCCATCGAGATCAGGGTTCGCGATTCCGCCACGCTGGCCTCCGCCAAAGCCCTGATTCAGGACCAGTTCCCGGACTTGCAGGCCGTGGATGCGCCCGACGGCACCGAATACAAGCTGACCGCCACCATCAAGCCCGAGGCGGCGCGCCGCGTGCAGGACCAGGCGCTCAAGCAGAACATGGTGACCCTGCACAACCGGATCAACGAACTCGGCGTGGCCGAGCCGGTGATCCAGCAGCAGGGCATAGACCGCATCGTGGTGCAACTGCCCGGCGTGCAGGACACGGCCAAGGCCAAGGACATCCTGGGCCGGACCGCGACGCTGGAAATGCGTCTGGTCGACGCCAGTGCCGAGGGGCAGGCGGCTGCCGCTGGCGGCATGGTGCCCTTCGGCTCGGAGAAATTCCTCGACACCAACGGTATCCCGGTGATCGTGAAGAAGCAGATCCTTGTCACCGGCGAAAGCCTGACGGACGCCCAGGCCGGGTTTGACTCGCAGAAGCAGGAACCCAACGTGTCCCTGACCCTGGATGCCAAGGGCGGCCGCGTGATGCGCGACGTCAGCCGCGAAAACATGAACAAGCCGATGGCCATCATCCTGTTTGAAAAGGGCAAGGGCCAGGCCATCTCGGTGGCCACCATCCGCGGTGAACTGGGCACGCGTTTCAGCATTTCCGGCGCCATGAACATCAACGCGGCCAATGACCTGGCGTTGTTGCTGCGTGCAGGTTCGCTGGCTGCCCCGATGGAAATCATCGAAGAACGCACGATCGGCCCCACACTGGGCGCAGACAACATCTCCAAGGGCTTTCACAGCGTTTCCTGGGGCTTTGTGGTGATCGTGGCCTTCATGGCTGCTTACTACATGCTGTTTGGCCTCTTCTCGGGCCTGGCCCTGGCCGTCAACCTGCTGCTGCTGGTGGCCGTGCTGTCCATGCTGCAAGCCACATTGACCCTGCCGGGCATGGCGGCCATGGCGCTTGCGCTGGGCATGGCCATTGACTCGAACGTGCTGATCAATGAGCGGGTGCGCGAAGAGCTGCGCAGCGGCGCTTCGCCGCAAGCGGCCATCCACGCGGGCTACGAGCGGGCCTGGGCGACGATTCTGGACTCCAACATCTCCACGCTGATCGCCGGCCTGGCACTGCTGGCTTTTGGCTCAGGCCCGGTGCGGGGTTTTGCGGTGGTGCATTGCATCGGCATCCTGACCAGCATGTTCTCGGCGGTGTTTTTCTCGCGCGGCCTGGTCAACCTCTGGTATGGCCGGCAGAAAAAACTCAAGTCGGTTTCCATCGGCACCGTGTGGCGGCCCGCCACATCGGACGCTGTGGCGACGAAATAA
- the secF gene encoding protein translocase subunit SecF — translation MEFFKIRRDIPFMRHALIFNVISFATFALAVFFLLTRGLHLSVEFTGGTLMEVNYTQAADVGKIRDTVASLGFTDVQVQNFGTSRDVMIRLPAQKGVSTAQQSDKVLGALKTANPDVTLRRTEFVGPQVGEELAHDGLKALAMVVFGIMVYLAFRFEWKYAVAAIIANLHDVVIILGFFAFFQWEFSLAVLAAVLAVLGYSVNESVVIFDRIRENFRRYRKMSTTQIIDNAITSTISRTIITHGSTQIMVLSMLLFGGPTLFYFALALTIGILFGIYSSVFVAAAIAMWLGIKREDLIKASTKKDEDPNDPNAGATV, via the coding sequence ATGGAATTCTTCAAAATCCGGCGTGACATTCCGTTCATGCGACATGCGTTGATCTTCAACGTCATCAGCTTTGCGACTTTCGCCCTGGCCGTTTTCTTCCTGCTCACCCGCGGTTTGCACCTGTCCGTCGAGTTCACCGGCGGCACCCTGATGGAGGTGAACTACACCCAGGCGGCCGATGTCGGGAAAATTCGCGATACGGTGGCCAGCCTGGGCTTTACCGACGTGCAGGTGCAGAATTTTGGCACCTCGCGCGACGTGATGATCCGCTTGCCGGCCCAAAAGGGCGTGAGCACCGCCCAGCAAAGCGACAAGGTATTGGGCGCGCTGAAAACCGCCAATCCGGATGTCACGCTGCGCCGCACCGAGTTTGTCGGGCCGCAGGTCGGGGAGGAGCTGGCCCACGACGGCCTGAAGGCGCTCGCCATGGTGGTGTTCGGCATCATGGTTTACCTGGCCTTCCGCTTTGAGTGGAAGTATGCGGTGGCGGCCATCATCGCCAACTTGCACGACGTCGTCATCATCCTCGGATTTTTTGCCTTCTTCCAGTGGGAGTTCTCCCTGGCCGTTCTGGCTGCGGTGCTGGCGGTGTTGGGGTATTCGGTGAATGAGTCGGTGGTTATTTTTGACCGGATCCGCGAGAATTTCCGCCGGTATCGCAAGATGAGTACGACCCAGATCATCGACAACGCGATCACCTCGACCATCAGCCGCACCATCATTACCCACGGCTCGACCCAGATCATGGTGCTGTCGATGTTGCTTTTTGGCGGCCCCACCCTGTTTTACTTTGCTCTGGCGCTGACTATCGGTATTCTGTTCGGCATCTACTCGTCGGTTTTTGTGGCTGCGGCGATTGCGATGTGGCTGGGCATCAAGCGCGAGGATCTCATCAAGGCTTCCACCAAGAAAGATGAGGATCCCAACGACCCGAATGCAGGGGCCACGGTGTAA
- a CDS encoding DUF1631 family protein, translated as MAPSNKNSGLLVEQARALFTERAARVLPALAKTIQDRLSALVDEPGSARDMQERRDAWLAFQKSSDAWVRGTTAAWSGARAIPAANSPARFLDSGKFELMGNDVMEDKILASRLALRLLDFASWELNDLRLRIQSLEGIPELHKQDILRPEVLAQHLVEQWSLAQLPREIWVMIQSQIQKDMGEHLLETYHATNEFLVQQGVMAEIDLRPLVKRTPSAVTTASPNKPAAPGQSRETPAPRGSPGTGASDLGMQGGGGTYGGETGSGPSGFSGPAGRGTGGGLGGAGGGGHGGGGGAGGSGFSGSASRSGAESAYQGAGRGGSDFAGAGGAGNKTGSGGGRSTGTGAAGSGGANGSGAGGTGSSGNAGPAGAGVGKGDMGGMKGSQDAGAGNPVYDETRMQTATTPLARARMRAQGVMGHLKRLLSNQVAGFDDTRPSQASPQLAQAMTSAERADDSEVQRTLLADAQGQVYGQVHVDQAVGALRERASKLKQAATTSSEKATIEIVALMFQSILAEDRIPPVIRVWFARLQMPVLRVAISEPEFFESLQHPARRLIDRMGSCVLGFDVTVSGGAMESEIKRVVQVIEQYPETGRRVFQLVYDEFDKFLSRFLSQHGSTARVVSVAQQVEQKETMTIQYTIEMRNMLNDMPVRDEIREFLFKVWAEVLAIAGMKNGPQHEETLTLKRAAADLVWAASAKPNRNDRARVIADLPKLLQLLRMGMGMLGLGTPEQDAHLKIISDTLADAFMSKTDAISMERVEAMAKRLTNLEDYLSDEDVGDLPLDTDSLVTMIGIDAADIEVIADGGSHPTEAMRAWAKELQLGTWFSLDHNGKVSHVQFAWCSDRKQLHLFASADGRNFLIQARRLAAYLQAGLLVPTEEEALTVRATRDALAKLDANPERLLG; from the coding sequence GTGGCTCCAAGTAACAAAAATAGCGGTCTTCTTGTCGAGCAGGCACGCGCGCTGTTTACGGAGCGTGCCGCACGGGTTCTGCCCGCGCTGGCCAAAACCATCCAGGACAGGCTGTCTGCCCTGGTCGATGAGCCGGGCAGCGCCCGGGATATGCAGGAGCGGAGGGATGCCTGGCTGGCCTTCCAGAAAAGCAGCGATGCCTGGGTTCGCGGCACGACTGCCGCCTGGTCGGGCGCTCGTGCAATCCCCGCGGCAAATTCACCCGCCAGATTCCTGGACAGCGGCAAATTCGAATTGATGGGCAACGATGTGATGGAGGACAAAATCCTCGCCTCACGTCTGGCCTTGCGCCTGCTGGACTTCGCAAGCTGGGAGCTCAACGATCTCAGGCTGCGCATACAAAGCCTGGAGGGAATCCCCGAGCTGCACAAACAGGATATTCTCCGCCCTGAAGTGCTAGCCCAGCACCTGGTCGAGCAATGGAGCCTTGCGCAGCTGCCGCGGGAGATCTGGGTGATGATCCAGAGTCAGATTCAGAAGGACATGGGCGAGCACCTTCTGGAGACTTATCACGCGACCAATGAATTTCTGGTGCAGCAAGGGGTGATGGCTGAAATTGACCTCAGGCCATTGGTCAAGCGAACTCCCTCTGCCGTCACTACAGCCTCACCCAATAAACCGGCGGCTCCCGGGCAGTCCCGCGAGACACCCGCGCCCCGAGGCTCTCCTGGCACCGGTGCTTCTGATTTGGGCATGCAGGGCGGCGGAGGTACCTACGGAGGTGAGACTGGAAGCGGCCCCTCCGGCTTTTCAGGCCCTGCCGGCCGCGGCACCGGTGGCGGCCTTGGGGGTGCAGGAGGGGGCGGCCATGGGGGTGGAGGCGGCGCCGGAGGTTCAGGCTTCAGCGGTAGCGCTTCCCGCAGCGGTGCCGAATCTGCTTACCAAGGCGCGGGGCGAGGCGGTAGTGATTTTGCGGGTGCCGGCGGCGCCGGCAACAAAACCGGCTCGGGCGGCGGCCGTTCCACAGGCACCGGCGCAGCCGGCTCCGGTGGAGCGAACGGTTCTGGCGCTGGCGGTACGGGAAGCTCAGGTAACGCAGGCCCCGCAGGTGCTGGAGTCGGCAAAGGCGATATGGGCGGCATGAAAGGCTCGCAGGATGCGGGCGCGGGAAATCCTGTTTACGACGAAACACGCATGCAAACCGCGACCACGCCGCTGGCCAGGGCGCGCATGCGAGCGCAAGGCGTCATGGGACACCTCAAGCGGCTGCTGTCAAACCAGGTGGCGGGCTTTGACGACACGCGGCCCAGCCAGGCTTCCCCGCAACTTGCCCAGGCAATGACCAGTGCGGAGCGCGCGGACGACAGCGAAGTGCAGCGCACCTTGCTTGCGGACGCGCAGGGCCAGGTTTACGGCCAGGTGCACGTTGACCAGGCTGTGGGCGCCCTGCGTGAGCGTGCCAGCAAACTCAAGCAGGCTGCGACCACATCTTCGGAGAAAGCAACAATCGAGATCGTCGCCCTGATGTTCCAGAGCATTCTGGCGGAGGACCGGATCCCGCCTGTGATCCGTGTATGGTTTGCGCGCCTGCAAATGCCGGTGCTTCGCGTGGCGATTTCCGAGCCCGAGTTTTTCGAGTCCCTGCAGCATCCCGCGCGCCGTTTGATTGACCGTATGGGGTCATGTGTTCTTGGATTTGATGTCACCGTGTCTGGCGGCGCCATGGAATCCGAAATCAAGCGGGTGGTGCAGGTGATCGAGCAGTACCCCGAAACCGGGCGCCGGGTGTTTCAGCTTGTTTATGACGAGTTCGACAAGTTCCTGTCCAGGTTTCTTTCGCAGCACGGCAGCACCGCCCGCGTGGTGAGCGTCGCCCAGCAGGTCGAGCAAAAAGAGACGATGACCATCCAGTACACCATTGAGATGCGAAACATGCTCAATGACATGCCGGTTCGCGATGAGATTCGTGAGTTCCTGTTCAAGGTGTGGGCTGAAGTGCTGGCCATTGCCGGCATGAAGAACGGCCCGCAACACGAGGAGACTCTCACCCTCAAGCGGGCCGCCGCCGACCTGGTGTGGGCAGCAAGCGCCAAACCCAATCGCAACGACCGCGCCCGCGTCATCGCCGACCTGCCCAAACTGTTGCAGTTGCTGCGCATGGGCATGGGCATGCTGGGTCTGGGAACGCCCGAGCAGGACGCCCACCTGAAGATCATCAGCGACACGTTGGCGGACGCCTTCATGTCCAAGACTGACGCCATTTCGATGGAGAGGGTGGAGGCCATGGCCAAGCGGCTGACCAACCTGGAAGACTACTTGTCCGATGAGGACGTCGGTGACCTGCCGCTGGACACCGACAGCCTGGTGACGATGATCGGCATCGATGCGGCAGACATCGAGGTGATCGCCGACGGGGGTAGCCACCCGACTGAGGCCATGCGTGCGTGGGCCAAAGAGCTTCAGTTGGGAACCTGGTTCAGCCTGGACCACAACGGCAAAGTGAGCCACGTGCAATTCGCATGGTGCAGTGACCGCAAGCAGCTGCACTTGTTCGCATCTGCGGATGGCCGCAACTTCCTGATCCAGGCCCGCCGGCTGGCGGCCTATCTGCAGGCCGGGCTGCTGGTGCCGACCGAAGAAGAAGCACTCACGGTGCGCGCTACACGCGATGCGCTGGCCAAGCTCGATGCCAACCCGGAGCGCTTGCTGGGTTAA
- a CDS encoding DUF494 domain-containing protein: protein MFEVLVYVYENYWQGDACPELQRLSRKLTAAGFEAEEIQAALVWLDGLNVAAQGTQISLPARTPQDAATSAVPAHAIQPQSPGSLRVYSVAEQVHLGAQSLGFVSFLESSGVLPPHMREIVIDRAMAAPGDPVTLDDLKIIVLMVYWSFGEEPDALVLDELCDDTEFRLAH from the coding sequence ATGTTTGAAGTACTGGTGTACGTCTACGAGAATTACTGGCAAGGTGACGCTTGCCCCGAACTTCAACGACTCAGCCGCAAACTCACAGCGGCAGGATTTGAAGCCGAGGAAATCCAGGCAGCCCTTGTCTGGCTTGACGGCTTGAATGTCGCAGCCCAGGGAACCCAGATCAGCCTTCCCGCCAGGACACCGCAAGATGCGGCCACGTCCGCAGTCCCTGCCCATGCCATCCAGCCGCAATCACCAGGCAGTCTTCGTGTTTACTCCGTTGCAGAACAGGTGCACCTCGGCGCGCAAAGCCTCGGGTTCGTGAGCTTTCTCGAATCATCCGGTGTGCTCCCTCCGCATATGCGCGAGATCGTCATTGACCGCGCCATGGCGGCGCCGGGCGACCCCGTCACGCTCGACGACCTGAAAATCATCGTGCTGATGGTCTACTGGAGTTTTGGCGAGGAGCCCGATGCACTCGTACTTGACGAGTTGTGCGATGACACGGAATTTCGCCTGGCGCATTGA
- the dprA gene encoding DNA-processing protein DprA, with protein sequence MDTHELRAWLRLTLSSGLGNDAARKLLATFGSAQAIFEQPAAALGQVGSGKLVKAIQTEPPGLEALLQTTQTWLAAGDDRLIAALGDATYPAALLNIEDPPLMLYMLGSHAKQLLAGEVHTVPNIAIVGSRNPTPQGETNARQFARAFGSAGLCVVSGLALGIDGAAHDGALFGGGDTIAVVGTGLDRVYPKKHLALAHRIAQQGMIISEFHLGTPPLVANFPRRNRIISGLSLGTLVVEAALQSGSLITARLAAEQGKEVFAIPGSIHSPQSRGCHALIKQGAKLVEVAQDVLEELSLAAGRTNLHAAGVQADNDAQVKETCPESPLMQALGFDAVSLDALQARTGLDTARLQEQLLELELDGQLARLPGGLFQRLATG encoded by the coding sequence GTGGACACGCACGAGCTTCGGGCCTGGTTACGCCTGACCCTGTCTTCCGGACTCGGAAACGACGCCGCACGCAAGCTGCTGGCCACATTCGGGTCGGCACAAGCCATCTTCGAGCAGCCCGCCGCAGCTTTGGGGCAGGTGGGCAGCGGCAAGCTTGTCAAAGCCATCCAGACCGAACCACCCGGCCTGGAGGCGCTTTTGCAAACCACCCAGACATGGCTGGCCGCAGGAGATGACCGATTGATCGCCGCGCTGGGCGATGCGACCTACCCCGCCGCCCTGCTCAACATTGAAGACCCGCCCTTGATGCTTTACATGCTGGGGTCGCACGCAAAACAATTGCTCGCCGGCGAGGTGCACACAGTGCCCAACATCGCCATCGTCGGCAGCCGCAATCCGACACCTCAGGGCGAGACCAACGCACGGCAGTTTGCCAGGGCGTTCGGCAGCGCCGGGCTGTGTGTTGTCTCCGGGCTGGCACTGGGGATTGACGGTGCGGCACACGATGGGGCACTGTTCGGCGGCGGCGACACCATTGCCGTGGTCGGTACCGGGCTGGACCGGGTTTATCCAAAGAAGCATCTGGCGCTGGCCCACCGGATTGCGCAGCAGGGAATGATCATCAGTGAGTTTCACCTTGGCACCCCTCCGCTTGTAGCGAATTTTCCGAGACGCAATCGCATCATCTCGGGGCTGTCCCTGGGCACGCTGGTTGTGGAGGCGGCGCTGCAGTCGGGCTCACTGATCACGGCACGGCTTGCGGCGGAACAGGGCAAAGAGGTTTTCGCGATTCCAGGCTCCATTCACTCCCCGCAGTCCCGTGGCTGCCACGCACTGATCAAGCAAGGCGCGAAGCTGGTGGAAGTCGCGCAAGACGTCCTCGAGGAGCTGAGCCTTGCGGCCGGCCGCACAAATCTTCACGCGGCCGGCGTGCAGGCCGATAACGATGCGCAGGTGAAGGAGACTTGCCCCGAATCCCCGCTCATGCAGGCTTTGGGGTTCGATGCAGTCAGCCTGGATGCCTTGCAGGCGCGAACCGGTCTTGATACCGCGCGGCTGCAGGAGCAGTTGCTGGAGCTCGAACTGGACGGGCAGCTTGCACGCCTGCCCGGCGGCCTGTTCCAGCGCCTGGCCACCGGATGA
- a CDS encoding LysM peptidoglycan-binding domain-containing protein encodes MQTNFGRFSQISIAAAALLGVTAGLHAQNFPITPAQKATATQVAQTGVPLSELSPNAPDNYTVKRGDTLWAISGMFLKSPWRWPELWGMNLDDIRNPHRIYPGQQLYLDKTGGRATLRTRQAASSDGPPTDTVRVSPRTRFETLADASIPTLSPNAIEPFLAEAIIVDDATFSRAPRIVAAQEGRVLLSRGDRAYARGEYVGGVATGKPLSDAKGQPLDYRVYRDATALKDPTTQQILGYEAQYIGKAELMRGESVMQVEGKDGKAQTEIVPATIDIVATKEEMRVGDRLLPAPPREIVSYVPHAPATRVTGQIVSIYGSAVANASENQVVVINRGAKDGLERGHVMAIIKDGERLADKTDSARPQIKLPNERNGLLMVFRTFDNLSYALILQINDGVKVGDRFVNPN; translated from the coding sequence ATGCAAACAAATTTTGGTCGTTTCAGTCAAATTTCAATAGCCGCTGCGGCCCTTTTGGGCGTGACCGCCGGCCTGCATGCCCAGAATTTCCCCATCACCCCGGCGCAAAAAGCCACGGCAACCCAGGTCGCCCAAACCGGCGTTCCGCTGAGCGAGCTGTCGCCCAACGCACCCGACAACTACACCGTCAAGCGGGGCGACACGCTCTGGGCCATTTCCGGCATGTTCCTGAAAAGCCCATGGCGCTGGCCCGAACTGTGGGGCATGAACCTGGACGATATCCGCAACCCCCATCGCATTTATCCCGGCCAGCAGCTTTACCTCGATAAAACCGGCGGCCGCGCCACCTTGCGCACACGGCAGGCAGCTTCTTCGGACGGCCCGCCGACGGACACGGTGCGGGTGTCCCCACGGACCCGCTTTGAAACACTGGCAGACGCGTCCATCCCCACGCTGTCGCCCAATGCCATTGAGCCCTTCCTTGCGGAAGCCATCATTGTTGATGATGCGACCTTCTCCAGGGCGCCCCGTATCGTGGCGGCCCAGGAAGGGCGCGTACTGCTGAGCCGCGGCGACCGTGCCTATGCACGCGGCGAGTACGTTGGCGGTGTAGCCACCGGCAAACCCCTCAGCGATGCAAAGGGCCAGCCGCTGGACTACCGCGTTTATCGCGATGCAACCGCCCTGAAGGACCCGACCACCCAGCAAATCCTGGGCTACGAAGCGCAGTACATCGGCAAGGCCGAATTGATGCGCGGCGAGTCCGTCATGCAGGTAGAGGGCAAAGACGGCAAAGCACAAACTGAAATTGTTCCTGCCACCATCGACATCGTGGCCACCAAGGAAGAAATGCGGGTCGGTGACCGCCTGCTACCCGCACCTCCCCGTGAAATTGTCAGCTACGTTCCGCACGCTCCAGCCACCCGGGTGACCGGCCAGATTGTCTCGATCTACGGCAGTGCGGTAGCCAATGCGTCCGAAAACCAGGTCGTGGTGATCAACCGCGGCGCCAAAGACGGGCTTGAGCGTGGCCACGTCATGGCGATCATAAAAGACGGAGAGAGGCTTGCCGACAAAACCGACAGCGCACGCCCGCAAATCAAGCTGCCCAATGAACGCAACGGCCTGCTGATGGTGTTCCGCACCTTCGACAATCTTTCTTACGCCCTGATTCTGCAGATCAACGATGGTGTGAAAGTCGGCGACCGGTTCGTCAACCCCAACTGA
- the def gene encoding peptide deformylase yields the protein MSQLTILRYPDPRLHTVAKPVAAVDARVRKLVDDMLETMYDAEGIGLAATQVNVHERLIVIDVSEGRDQPMVLINPEITWASEETRVGDEGCLSVPGIYDGVERSTSIKVQALNLDGKLQVHEAEGMLAVCIQHEMDHLMGKVFVEYLSPLKRNRIKTKMIKQKKDEERDAVR from the coding sequence ATGAGCCAGTTGACCATCCTTCGTTATCCAGACCCCCGCCTGCACACGGTGGCCAAACCCGTGGCAGCTGTTGACGCACGCGTGCGCAAGCTGGTCGACGACATGCTTGAGACCATGTATGACGCCGAGGGCATCGGCCTGGCCGCAACCCAGGTGAACGTGCATGAGCGCCTGATCGTCATTGACGTGAGCGAGGGCCGCGACCAGCCCATGGTGCTGATCAACCCGGAAATCACCTGGGCCAGCGAGGAAACGCGCGTCGGTGACGAAGGCTGCCTGTCGGTGCCCGGCATTTACGACGGCGTTGAACGTTCCACCTCAATCAAGGTGCAAGCGCTCAACCTGGACGGCAAGCTGCAGGTGCATGAGGCCGAGGGCATGCTGGCCGTCTGCATCCAGCATGAAATGGACCATCTGATGGGCAAGGTGTTTGTGGAATACCTCTCGCCGCTCAAGCGCAACCGCATCAAGACCAAGATGATCAAGCAGAAAAAGGACGAGGAGCGCGACGCCGTCCGTTGA
- the fmt gene encoding methionyl-tRNA formyltransferase: protein MRVIFAGTPEFARVALERLHAAGFDIPLVFTQPDRPAGRGMKLQASPVKQWAESAHVAVAQPRSLRLDGKFPDDAVAAREAIAAAHADVMVVAAYGLILPQWVLDAPRLGCLNIHASLLPRWRGAAPIHRAIEAGDTDTGVTIMQMDAGLDTGDMLLGEKLRITAQDTTGSLHDRLADLGGRLIVEALELAACGGLKPVVQPADGVTYAHKIEKHEALTDWTQGVAAIERRIRAFNPFPGAAGLLDGQTLKFWRAEVLPGAAPANSQPGQVLAAGPEGVDIATVDGVLRVSRLQKAGGKALDAADFLRGFEIRPGMVFSQAQAGRPV, encoded by the coding sequence ATGCGCGTCATTTTTGCCGGTACCCCAGAGTTCGCCCGAGTGGCCCTGGAAAGACTGCACGCAGCCGGTTTTGACATCCCCCTGGTCTTCACACAGCCCGACCGCCCTGCCGGCCGCGGCATGAAACTGCAGGCTTCGCCCGTCAAGCAGTGGGCAGAAAGCGCCCACGTTGCCGTCGCCCAGCCCCGCAGCCTGCGGCTGGATGGCAAATTTCCTGACGACGCCGTAGCAGCCCGCGAGGCTATTGCCGCCGCACACGCGGACGTGATGGTCGTCGCGGCTTACGGGCTGATTCTTCCGCAGTGGGTGCTTGATGCTCCCAGACTGGGCTGCCTGAATATCCACGCGTCTTTGCTGCCGCGCTGGCGCGGCGCCGCCCCTATTCACCGCGCCATCGAAGCCGGCGATACCGATACCGGCGTCACCATCATGCAGATGGATGCCGGGCTCGACACCGGCGACATGCTGCTGGGCGAGAAGCTGCGGATCACTGCGCAAGACACCACCGGCTCCCTGCACGACAGGCTGGCCGACCTGGGCGGGCGCCTCATCGTTGAAGCGCTGGAACTCGCTGCCTGCGGCGGCCTCAAGCCGGTCGTCCAGCCGGCAGACGGCGTCACTTACGCCCACAAAATCGAGAAACACGAAGCCCTGACCGACTGGACGCAAGGCGTGGCCGCCATTGAGCGCCGCATTCGCGCCTTTAATCCCTTCCCGGGCGCCGCCGGCCTGCTGGACGGCCAGACGCTCAAATTCTGGCGGGCCGAAGTGCTGCCCGGTGCGGCGCCGGCAAATTCCCAGCCCGGCCAGGTGCTGGCCGCGGGCCCGGAAGGCGTCGACATCGCCACGGTAGACGGCGTTCTGCGGGTGAGCCGCCTGCAAAAGGCCGGCGGCAAGGCGCTCGACGCGGCCGATTTTTTGCGGGGTTTCGAGATCCGGCCTGGCATGGTGTTCAGCCAGGCGCAAGCCGGACGGCCCGTATGA
- a CDS encoding AzlC family ABC transporter permease, whose amino-acid sequence MKTLFKHPEFRVGVAELAAVAPGIAAWGLMTGVAMVKSGMSLTEVLLMAILVFAGSSQLAALPLIVAGAPMWVILATSFCVNLRFMVFSAHLRPYVMHQGLWRRMAFGYGMADLNYVLFTKRFPHPSSDAAGIAAQDAYWIGSCGMSWVSWVGATLVGIALANSIPLSWGLGFAGILALLGIMWSLATTRLRAVSAAIAGAAAVATFALPLKLNILVGIAAAVVVCLILEKTAPARPEASPGTGDTA is encoded by the coding sequence GTGAAAACATTGTTCAAGCACCCCGAGTTTCGCGTGGGGGTGGCAGAGCTCGCCGCCGTGGCGCCGGGCATTGCCGCCTGGGGCCTGATGACGGGCGTGGCCATGGTCAAGTCGGGCATGAGTTTGACCGAGGTCCTGCTGATGGCCATCCTGGTGTTTGCCGGCAGTTCCCAGCTGGCGGCCCTGCCGCTGATCGTGGCCGGCGCGCCCATGTGGGTGATTTTGGCCACCTCGTTTTGCGTCAACCTGCGCTTCATGGTGTTCAGCGCCCATCTGCGACCTTATGTCATGCACCAGGGCCTGTGGCGTCGCATGGCGTTTGGCTACGGCATGGCCGACCTGAACTATGTGCTCTTTACCAAACGCTTCCCGCACCCGTCCAGCGACGCCGCCGGCATCGCAGCACAAGACGCCTACTGGATCGGCAGCTGCGGCATGAGCTGGGTCAGCTGGGTGGGCGCCACGCTGGTGGGCATCGCCCTGGCCAACTCCATCCCGCTGTCCTGGGGCCTGGGTTTTGCCGGCATCCTGGCGCTGCTGGGCATCATGTGGTCGCTGGCGACCACGCGCCTGCGGGCGGTGTCTGCGGCTATCGCGGGCGCCGCCGCCGTGGCCACGTTTGCCCTGCCGCTCAAACTCAATATCCTGGTGGGCATCGCGGCGGCCGTTGTCGTCTGCCTGATCCTGGAAAAAACCGCACCGGCCCGGCCTGAAGCCAGCCCCGGAACCGGAGACACCGCATGA